One window of the Nicotiana tabacum cultivar K326 chromosome 4, ASM71507v2, whole genome shotgun sequence genome contains the following:
- the LOC142179971 gene encoding uncharacterized protein LOC142179971 → MKSIKTLIAIVDAASLYCAMVILGLLLVSSLKENYYSTDGAVIKGNHFLNRPCDEIYVVGEGETLHTISDKCGDPYIVERNPHIHDPDDVFPGLVIKITPNYRS, encoded by the coding sequence ATGAAGTCCATTAAAACACTAATAGCGATAGTAGATGCAGCTTCTTTGTACTGTGCTATGGTAATATTGGGTCTGCTTTTAGTTAGCTCATTGAAAGAGAATTATTACTCTACAGATGGAGCTGTGATAAAAGGGAACCACTTCCTAAACAGGCCTTGTGATGAAATCTATGTGGTCGGAGAAGGTGAAACTCTGCATACAATTAGTGACAAGTGTGGTGATCCTTATATTGTTGAACGGAATCCACATATTCATGATCCTGATGATGTCTTCCCTGGTCTTGTTATCAAGATAACTCCTAACTACAGATCATAG